The window TGATATCATTGGTGGTGGATCTTTTAAGAATGCAACTATATTCGCAATGAGTATAACACCATACATCAATGCATCAATTATTATGCAGTTGTTAACGATTGCTATTCCAAAGCTGGAACAGTTATCAAAGGAAGGCGAAGAGGGCAGGAAAAAGATAGGTCAATGGATAAGATATGCAACAGTAATTTTGGCATTCTTGCAGGCTACTGCCATTACTATCGGTCTAAGAGGTGCTCTTATTTCAGGACTTAACGTTATAACCTTCATTACAGTAACACTTACACTTACTGCCGGAACAGCATTTTTGATGTGGCTTGGTGAACAAATCACCGAGTACGGTATTGGAAACGGTATTTCAATGTTGATTTTCGCAGGTATATTGTCAGCTGGTCCTACAGGGGCTAACTATATTATAAAGAACTACACTTTGGGTAACTTAGGAAATGGTGCAGTAGGTATTTTAGCAATACTTGGAATACTTCTTGTATTCGTTGGTGTTATCACTTGTGTTGTTTGGGTTAATCAAGCTGAACGTCGTATACCTGTACAATATGCTAAGAGAGTTGTTGGTAGAAAGGTTTATGGAGGACAAAGTACTCACTTACCTATAAAGGTAAACTGGGCAGGAGTTATTCCTATAATCTTTGCAATGTCTATCATGATGCTTCCTTCAACAATCGTAGGATTTGCAAGACCAAATGCAACTAGCGGTGTTGCCGGATTTATAAAGAATTGGTCAGGCCATTGGTCATATGCAATACTTTATGCTTTATTAATTATCGGATTTACATTCTTCTATACTTATGTTCAGTTTAATCCAATTGAACTTGCTAATAACATGAAGAAGAATGGTGGGTTTATACCTGGTATAAGACCTGGTAAGCCAACTTCCGAGTATATCGCAAAGGTATTGAACAGGATAACATGGTTTGGTGCATTGTTCCTTGCTCTTATAACTATATTCCCATATATTATTGGTTGGATTACAGGAGTACAGGGAGTATGGTTTGCCGGAACAAGCGTTCTGATCTTGGTTGGTGTTGCAATTGATACTGTAAGACAAATCGAATCACAAATGCTTATGAGACACTATAAAGGATTCTTGGAATAAGGTCCTTTCAAATTAGATTAGTTAGCAAATGGTTTGGGGTTTATGATACGTCATAAGCCCTAAACTTAATGTTATAAGTAATTGTAAAGAGGTGAAAATAATGAGGATCATATTATTAGGAGCTCCCGGAGCTGGAAAGGGAACTCAAGCAAAGATTATTTCTGAAAAACTTAGTATTCCGCATATTTCAACCGGTGATATTTTCAGAGCGAACATAAAGGGAAATACTCCTCTTGGACTAAAGGCAAAGGCATTTATGGATAAGGGAGAGTTGGTACCAGACGAACTGACTGTGGAAATAGTAAAGGACAGATTGGGAAATGCTGACTGTGCAAATGGATTTATTTTGGATGGTTTCCCAAGAACAATTCCTCAGGCTGAATACCTTGATAAGGTTTTGCTGCAAATGAACATTAATCTGGATGTTGCTCTTTTAATAAATGTAAAAGACGAAGATATTATTGAAAGAATGTCCGGAAGACGTGTATGTACAAACTGCGGTGCAACATACAATGTTGTATTCAATCCTACAAAAGAAGAAGGAATATGCGACGTTTGCAAATCCGCTGTTATTCAAAGAGCTGACGATGCTGCTGAAACAGTATTGAACAGACTTGAAACATATCATAAGCAAACACAACCACTTATCAATTATTACGAAAAAGCCGGCAAACTCAAAGTAGCTGAAGGCGCCGGAGAAGTTGAAGAAACATCAAGACGTGTAATGAAAGTTTTAGGTATTTAAGATGTTTACTATAAAATCACAATCTGAAATTGAAAAGATGAAAAAATCTGGAGAGATTCTATATGGAGCTCTTCAACTAATAAAGAAAAATACTGTACCGGGTGTTACCACTAAGGAATTGGACAGAATTGCTGAAGAGTATATTAAAAAGAATCACGCAACACCTTCTTTTAAAGGATACGATGTTGGTGTTCCTGGAATGGTTCCTTTCCCCGGTAGTATATGTGCATCTGTCAATGAGGAAGTGGTTCATGGGATACCGAGTTTAAAGCCTTTAAAAGATGGCGATATTATCAGTATAGATGTTGGTGTTCATTTAAACGGATATCATGCAGATGCAGCAAGGACCTTTGCAGTGGGAAATATTAATGCTGAGGCACAAAGACTTATTGATGAAACGCGTCAGAGTTTCTTTGAAGGATTAAAACAAATGGTAATAGGCAATCACATAAGAGATATATCAGAAGCTATTCAAAATCATGTTGAGAGTAAGGGCTTTTCTGTGGTAAGAGATTTTGTAGGGCACGGTATTGGAAGAGATTTACATGAGATGCCGGATATACCGAATTATGTAACAAAGAGAAGAGGCCCGCGGCTTGAAAACGGAATGACAATAGCTGTCGAGCCAATGGTTAATGCAGGTAGCTATAGTGTAAAAGTTTTAGAAAACAGATGGACTGTTGTAACAACTGACAAATCGCTTTCTGCGCACTATGAAAATTCAGTAGCAATTACTAACGACGGACCGGTTATATTAACAAGGTTCTAATAAATATTTTTAGTTTTTTTATAAATTGTATTGTTATAATTATAGTTTTCCTGTATAATTTATATTTGGTTTGACTGTGTAAATTTTATGCTTAGAGGTGAATTACATTGAATGTAGTCCTGGGACAGGTCGTACTTTCTAAAGCAGGGCGGGACGCAGGAAAAATATTTGTAGTGACAGGTTTGAGTGAGGGCAGTTATGTACTCATTAGTGACGGAAGCACCAGAAGGCTGGAGAATCCTAAGAAAAAGAAGTTGAGACACCTGATTGCTACAAACAATGTTATAGAAGCTATTGCACAGAAAATTTCTTCAGGAGAAAGATGCACAAATGCCGAGATAAGGAAGGCACTTGTTGAATATAATGTACCTGTTGACAGTAAAGTTTAGTTAAGAGCAATGAATTTATAAATGAATTATTTATCCTTTGGAGGAGGTGTTAGTTTGGCAAAAGATGATGTTATAGAGGTTGAAGGTACTGTTATTGAGGCATTGCCTAATGCTATGTTTCAGGTAGAGCTTGAGAATGGGCATAAGGTATTGGCACATATATCAGGTAAGCTCAGAATGAATTTTATAAGGATTCTTCCGGGTGATAAGGTAACCCTTGAATTGTCACCATACGACCTTACCAGAGGAAGAATAACTTGGAGAGCAAAATAATATATACCTAAAGGTATTATTTATTAATATAAAAGTATTACCCAATTAACTAATTAAGCAGATTTTTTTCTTATTATAAGGAGGATATAGCGATGAAAGTAAAACCATCAGTTAAGACTATATGCGAAAAGTGCAAGATTATTAAAAGAAAAGGCAGAGTAATGGTTATCTGCGAAAACCCAAAGCATAAGCAAAAACAGGGTTAATATTGGACCCACATCAATGTTTTATTTAATTTCGTAAAATCTCGGCAAGAAGCGGCTGAACAAAAGAATTTCCCGATTCATTGTTTTCTTGTTGATATTTTAAATATTTGACGATATCGTTTGGACATGAGCCTATGGGAATGGCATCGTACAATTTCATGAACCAACCGGTGGAGAATTAGTTCGAGTGTCGTAAGTATGGCGACACGAATTTTAATGGAGGTGTAAGTAAAAATGGCACGTATTGCCGGAGTAGATTTGCCCAGAGAGAAAAGGGTAGAAATTGGTCTCACTTATATTTACGGTATTGGAAGACCTAAGTCTAACGAGATTCTTGTTAAGACTGGTGTTAGCCCTGATACTCGTGTTAGAGATCTGACTGATGATGAAATAAACAAAATCAGAGAAGTAATCGACAAAGAATACAAGGTTGAAGGTGACCTCAGAAGAGAAATCGCTTTAAACATCAAGCGTCTTATTGAAATCGGATGCTATAGAGGAAGAAGACATAGAATGGGTCTTCCTGTAAGAGGACAACGTACAAAGACAAATGCAAGGACTAGAAAAGGCCCTTCAAAGCCCGTTAGCGGCAAAAAGAAATAGTTAAAGGAGGTTTGCGAACAAATGGCAACGAAGACTGCTGGTGCTAAAAGAACTACCAGAAAAAGAAGAGAACGTAAAAACATTGAACGTGGAGCTGCTCATATCCGTTCATCTTTTAATAATACAATTGTTACCTTGACAGACACTGCCGGAAATGCACTATCATGGGCTAGTGCAGGCGGACTTGGTTTCAGAGGGTCAAGAAAGAGCACACCATTTGCTGCTCAAATGGCTGCTGAAACTGCTGCAAAAGCTGCAATGGAGCACGGACTTAAGACAGTTGAAGTATACGTAAAGGGACCTGGAGCAGGTAGAGAAGCAGCTATTAGAGCTTTGCAAGCTGCTGGACTTGAAGTAAGTCTTATAAAAGACGTTACACCAATTCCGCACAACGGCTGCAGACCACCTAAGCGCAGGAGAGTATAATTGATAATTATTATGGAGGTGTAAACTTAGATGGCAAGATATACTGATGCATCTTGCAGACTCTGCAGAAGAGAAGGCGAAAAGCTTTTTCTAAAGGGCGAGAGATGCTATACTGATAAATGTTCTGTAGCAAGAAGACCTTATGCACCTGGACAACACGGACAGGCTAAGAAGAAGATGTCGGAATACGGCATACAGCTTCGTGAAAAGGCAAAGGTTAGAAGATTTTATGGCGTTTTGGAAGGCCAATTCAGTCAATACTTTGAAATGGCATCAAGACGTAAGGGTATAACAGGTGAAAACCTGCTTCAAATCCTTGAAACAAGACTTGACAATGTAGTATACAGACTTGGACTGGGTACTTCAAGACCTGAATCAAGACAGTTAGTTACACATGGTCATTTCACAATAAATGGAAAGCGTGTTAATATACCTTCTTACCTTATAAAGGTTGGGGATGTTATAGCAGTAGCTGACAAGAGCAAGAGTTCACCAAAAGTTAAGTCAATTAGAGAGATTGCCGGTGGAAAAGTTGTTCCTAAATGGTTGGAATTTAATGAAGAAAATCTGGTAGGAAAAGTTGTTGCTCTTCCTGCAAGAGAAGATATTGATTTACCAATCAGAGAACACTTGATCGTAGAGTTGTACTCCAAGTAATATATATTAGATGGATTTATAACTTGGAAGCAACTGAAAGAATTATTTATAATTCTCTATGAAAAGTACGTTTAGAATCAGTTGCCCTCAAAAAATAAAAAGTTGTTAAGGGAGGGTTCTTGGTGATAGAAATAGAAAAGCCTAGAATTGAATGTGTATCAAATAGCGATGATAACACTTATGGCAAGTTTATAGTTGAGCCTTTGGAAAGAGGCTATGGTATTACCCTCGGTAATTCTTTGAGAAGAATATTACTTTCTTCTTTACCCGGTGCTGCTGTCAATTCAATAAAGATTGATGGAGTTTTGCATGAATTCTCCACAGTTCCAGGAGTAGTTGAAGACGTAACTGAGATAATACTGAATATCAAATCTCTTTCATTATTAATTCATGGCGAAGGATCAAAGGTTATTTACATTGATGCAAATGGAGAAGGGCCAATAACAGCCGGTGATATTATCACTGACCAGGACGTAGAAATACTTAATCCTGACCTTCATATTGCAACATTGAATGGCGATCATAGATTCTACATGGAGATGGTAATCAGTAAAGGCAGAGGATATGTTTCTGCTGATAAGAATAAACAGGCTGGTCAACCTATAGGTGTCGTTCCTGTTGATTCAATATATACTCCCGTCAAGAAAGTTAATTACACTGTTGAAAATACACGTGTTGGTCAGATTACTGATTATGATAAGCTGACTCTTGAAGTGTGGACTGACGGAAGTATTAATCCTGATGAGGCTATTAGTCTCGGAGCTAAAATACTTAGTGAGCATTTAAATCTATTTGTAGATTTGTCTGATCAAGCTAAGCATACTGAGATTATGGTTGAAAAAGAAGAAACCAAAAAAGAGAAAGTTCTTGAAATGACTATTGAAGAGCTTGATTTATCAGTTAGATCATATAACTGTTTAAAGAGAGCCGGAATCAATACTGTAGAGGATCTTACCAACAGAACCGAAGAGGATATGATGAAGGTAAGAAACCTTGGAAGAAAGTCTCTTGAAGAGGTTCTTCAAAAACTTCAGGCACTTGGATTGTTCTTAGCACCAAGTGAAGAATAATTGTTATAAAAATTAGACGCTAATTATATAGTAGTGTAAAATA of the Ruminiclostridium papyrosolvens DSM 2782 genome contains:
- the secY gene encoding preprotein translocase subunit SecY, which gives rise to MSGMMDTLKNSWKIPDLKKKILITIGLLLIFRLGSRIPVPGLNPDWFAQLISKGGQLFNFIDIIGGGSFKNATIFAMSITPYINASIIMQLLTIAIPKLEQLSKEGEEGRKKIGQWIRYATVILAFLQATAITIGLRGALISGLNVITFITVTLTLTAGTAFLMWLGEQITEYGIGNGISMLIFAGILSAGPTGANYIIKNYTLGNLGNGAVGILAILGILLVFVGVITCVVWVNQAERRIPVQYAKRVVGRKVYGGQSTHLPIKVNWAGVIPIIFAMSIMMLPSTIVGFARPNATSGVAGFIKNWSGHWSYAILYALLIIGFTFFYTYVQFNPIELANNMKKNGGFIPGIRPGKPTSEYIAKVLNRITWFGALFLALITIFPYIIGWITGVQGVWFAGTSVLILVGVAIDTVRQIESQMLMRHYKGFLE
- a CDS encoding adenylate kinase is translated as MRIILLGAPGAGKGTQAKIISEKLSIPHISTGDIFRANIKGNTPLGLKAKAFMDKGELVPDELTVEIVKDRLGNADCANGFILDGFPRTIPQAEYLDKVLLQMNINLDVALLINVKDEDIIERMSGRRVCTNCGATYNVVFNPTKEEGICDVCKSAVIQRADDAAETVLNRLETYHKQTQPLINYYEKAGKLKVAEGAGEVEETSRRVMKVLGI
- the map gene encoding type I methionyl aminopeptidase, coding for MFTIKSQSEIEKMKKSGEILYGALQLIKKNTVPGVTTKELDRIAEEYIKKNHATPSFKGYDVGVPGMVPFPGSICASVNEEVVHGIPSLKPLKDGDIISIDVGVHLNGYHADAARTFAVGNINAEAQRLIDETRQSFFEGLKQMVIGNHIRDISEAIQNHVESKGFSVVRDFVGHGIGRDLHEMPDIPNYVTKRRGPRLENGMTIAVEPMVNAGSYSVKVLENRWTVVTTDKSLSAHYENSVAITNDGPVILTRF
- a CDS encoding KOW domain-containing RNA-binding protein, producing MNVVLGQVVLSKAGRDAGKIFVVTGLSEGSYVLISDGSTRRLENPKKKKLRHLIATNNVIEAIAQKISSGERCTNAEIRKALVEYNVPVDSKV
- the infA gene encoding translation initiation factor IF-1; protein product: MAKDDVIEVEGTVIEALPNAMFQVELENGHKVLAHISGKLRMNFIRILPGDKVTLELSPYDLTRGRITWRAK
- the rpmJ gene encoding 50S ribosomal protein L36, which produces MKVKPSVKTICEKCKIIKRKGRVMVICENPKHKQKQG
- the rpsM gene encoding 30S ribosomal protein S13, with protein sequence MARIAGVDLPREKRVEIGLTYIYGIGRPKSNEILVKTGVSPDTRVRDLTDDEINKIREVIDKEYKVEGDLRREIALNIKRLIEIGCYRGRRHRMGLPVRGQRTKTNARTRKGPSKPVSGKKK
- the rpsK gene encoding 30S ribosomal protein S11, giving the protein MATKTAGAKRTTRKRRERKNIERGAAHIRSSFNNTIVTLTDTAGNALSWASAGGLGFRGSRKSTPFAAQMAAETAAKAAMEHGLKTVEVYVKGPGAGREAAIRALQAAGLEVSLIKDVTPIPHNGCRPPKRRRV
- the rpsD gene encoding 30S ribosomal protein S4, which encodes MARYTDASCRLCRREGEKLFLKGERCYTDKCSVARRPYAPGQHGQAKKKMSEYGIQLREKAKVRRFYGVLEGQFSQYFEMASRRKGITGENLLQILETRLDNVVYRLGLGTSRPESRQLVTHGHFTINGKRVNIPSYLIKVGDVIAVADKSKSSPKVKSIREIAGGKVVPKWLEFNEENLVGKVVALPAREDIDLPIREHLIVELYSK
- a CDS encoding DNA-directed RNA polymerase subunit alpha, producing MIEIEKPRIECVSNSDDNTYGKFIVEPLERGYGITLGNSLRRILLSSLPGAAVNSIKIDGVLHEFSTVPGVVEDVTEIILNIKSLSLLIHGEGSKVIYIDANGEGPITAGDIITDQDVEILNPDLHIATLNGDHRFYMEMVISKGRGYVSADKNKQAGQPIGVVPVDSIYTPVKKVNYTVENTRVGQITDYDKLTLEVWTDGSINPDEAISLGAKILSEHLNLFVDLSDQAKHTEIMVEKEETKKEKVLEMTIEELDLSVRSYNCLKRAGINTVEDLTNRTEEDMMKVRNLGRKSLEEVLQKLQALGLFLAPSEE